From the genome of Streptomyces sp. NBC_01116, one region includes:
- a CDS encoding TerC family protein, with translation MDVPVWLWIVFVVTVVVSLTVDLLAHRKAHVIGFKEAGLWSALWVSLALVFGAVVFLTLGSTAGTEYTTAWLLEKSLSVDNLFVFALIFAYFKVPREYQHRVLFFGVIGALVFRAVFLTLGVAVVNRFTFVLFLFAAILFYSSYKILSGQEENFDPGKSFAVRLLRKVMPVQDHYSGTHFVVREEGRRVATPLLAVVAAIEAADLIFAVDSVPAVLAVSDDLFIVYTSNAFAILGLRALYFLLAGLLDRFHYLSHGLAVILAFIAVKLVLQACHKMISTSIPEIPSPVSLAVIIVILAVSVTLSMRRPAKNTDASGSDTDK, from the coding sequence GTGGACGTACCGGTGTGGCTCTGGATCGTGTTCGTCGTGACCGTCGTCGTCTCGCTGACGGTCGACCTCCTGGCACACCGCAAGGCGCATGTCATCGGCTTCAAGGAGGCCGGGCTGTGGAGCGCGTTGTGGGTGAGCCTCGCGCTGGTCTTCGGCGCGGTCGTCTTCCTGACGCTCGGAAGCACCGCCGGAACGGAGTACACGACCGCCTGGCTGCTGGAGAAGAGCCTCTCGGTCGACAACCTCTTCGTCTTCGCGCTGATCTTCGCGTATTTCAAGGTGCCCCGGGAATATCAGCACCGGGTGCTTTTCTTCGGCGTCATCGGCGCACTGGTCTTCCGCGCGGTGTTCCTGACGCTCGGTGTCGCGGTGGTCAACCGCTTCACCTTCGTCCTGTTCCTCTTCGCCGCGATCCTTTTCTACAGCAGCTACAAGATCCTCAGCGGCCAGGAGGAGAATTTCGACCCGGGCAAGAGCTTCGCGGTACGGCTGCTGCGCAAGGTGATGCCGGTCCAGGACCACTATTCCGGTACGCACTTCGTCGTCCGGGAGGAAGGCCGGCGGGTCGCCACTCCGCTGCTCGCGGTGGTCGCCGCGATCGAGGCGGCCGACCTGATCTTCGCGGTCGACAGCGTGCCCGCGGTGCTCGCGGTCAGCGACGACCTGTTCATCGTCTACACCAGCAACGCCTTCGCGATCCTGGGGCTGCGGGCCCTGTACTTCCTGCTGGCGGGGCTGCTGGACCGGTTCCACTACCTGAGCCACGGGCTGGCGGTCATCCTCGCCTTCATCGCGGTCAAGCTCGTCCTCCAGGCCTGCCACAAGATGATCAGCACCTCGATCCCGGAGATTCCGTCGCCGGTGAGCCTCGCGGTGATCATCGTCATCCTGGCGGTGTCGGTGACGTTGAGCATGCGCCGCCCGGCGAAGAACACGGACGCCTCCGGCAGCGATACGGACAAGTAG
- a CDS encoding cytochrome P450: MDPQPGATPYSAPAGCPMHQQRTSLYGPEFAADPHRFYDAARAHGPAAPIELAPGVDATLIVQHEAALRVLQNPALFARDSRRWAALREGAVPMDSPVLPMMVYRPNCLFTDGAEHLRLRKAVTESLSRLNSSRLSRDVERIADYLIDQFIERGTADLLNEYAKLLPLLLFNQIFGCPGDIGDRLTRSMSAIFDGEDVLRANAELNDCLMELVAIKRRQPGEDITSWLVQHPAGLRDEELKDQLVILMGAGVEPERNLIANALLLMLAGDEPGAPERRGSGLLVEDALDDVLWNNPPIANYATHFPVRDIELDGIVLKAETPVLISFAAANSDPGLTDARHTLSKGAHLAWGAGPHVCPAKSPATLIALTAIEKILNTVPDLALAVPASGVAWRPGPFHRALVALPVRFTPTAARHAGTVAQPPAPTSAQLPDPFRNTPSAPSAAPRHAQDQAKKQKGWWSSFLDVFRV; this comes from the coding sequence ATGGACCCGCAGCCGGGAGCCACCCCGTACAGCGCGCCCGCCGGGTGCCCCATGCACCAGCAGCGGACGTCGCTGTACGGACCGGAGTTCGCCGCCGATCCGCACCGCTTCTACGACGCGGCCCGGGCGCACGGCCCCGCCGCGCCCATCGAGCTGGCCCCCGGGGTGGACGCCACGCTGATCGTGCAGCACGAGGCGGCGCTGCGGGTGCTCCAGAACCCGGCGTTGTTCGCCCGCGACTCGCGGCGCTGGGCCGCGCTGCGCGAGGGCGCCGTCCCCATGGACAGCCCCGTCCTGCCGATGATGGTGTACCGGCCCAACTGCCTGTTCACCGACGGCGCGGAGCACCTGCGGCTGCGCAAGGCGGTCACCGAGTCGCTGTCCCGGCTGAACAGCTCCAGGCTGAGCCGGGACGTCGAGCGGATCGCCGACTATCTGATCGACCAGTTCATCGAGCGCGGCACCGCCGATCTGCTCAACGAGTACGCCAAGCTCCTGCCGCTGCTGCTGTTCAACCAGATCTTCGGCTGCCCCGGCGACATCGGCGACCGGCTGACCCGCTCGATGTCCGCCATCTTCGACGGCGAGGACGTGCTCCGTGCCAACGCCGAGCTGAACGACTGCCTGATGGAGCTGGTCGCGATCAAGCGCCGCCAGCCCGGCGAGGACATCACCTCCTGGCTGGTCCAGCACCCGGCGGGGCTGCGGGACGAGGAGCTGAAGGACCAGCTGGTGATCCTGATGGGCGCGGGCGTGGAGCCGGAGCGCAATCTGATCGCCAACGCGCTGCTGCTGATGCTCGCGGGCGACGAGCCGGGCGCGCCCGAGCGGCGCGGTTCGGGGCTGCTCGTCGAGGACGCGCTGGACGACGTCCTGTGGAACAACCCGCCGATCGCGAACTACGCGACGCACTTCCCGGTGCGGGACATCGAGCTGGACGGGATCGTGCTGAAGGCGGAGACGCCCGTACTGATCAGCTTCGCCGCCGCGAACAGCGACCCGGGGCTCACCGACGCCCGCCACACCCTGAGCAAGGGCGCCCACCTGGCCTGGGGCGCGGGCCCGCACGTGTGCCCGGCCAAGTCGCCCGCGACGCTGATCGCGCTGACCGCGATCGAGAAGATCCTCAACACCGTTCCGGACCTCGCACTGGCCGTGCCCGCCTCGGGTGTGGCCTGGCGGCCGGGCCCGTTCCACCGGGCCCTGGTCGCGCTGCCCGTACGGTTCACCCCGACGGCCGCACGGCATGCGGGGACCGTGGCGCAGCCCCCGGCCCCGACCTCGGCCCAGCTGCCCGACCCGTTCCGGAACACCCCCTCCGCTCCTTCGGCGGCGCCCCGTCACGCCCAGGATCAGGCCAAGAAGCAGAAGGGCTGGTGGAGCTCGTTCCTCGACGTGTTCCGCGTATGA
- a CDS encoding ATP/GTP-binding protein — MDSKSGSAESIYVPDAVQRAAKILVVGHFAVGKTTLIGTLSEITPLRTEERMTQAAAQVDDLRGAPDKTTTTVALDFGRLTLSDELVLYLFGTPGQQRFVELWEDMARGSLGALLLVDPARLADTFPVIDLVETYGLEYAVAVNSFDPYSQHAENELREALDLLPDTPVVFCDARDQNSSAQALITLVRHLLAHAA; from the coding sequence ATGGACTCCAAGTCCGGTTCGGCTGAGAGCATCTATGTGCCGGACGCGGTGCAGCGCGCGGCGAAGATCCTCGTCGTCGGGCACTTCGCCGTGGGCAAGACGACGCTGATCGGCACACTGTCCGAGATCACGCCGCTGCGCACCGAGGAGCGGATGACCCAGGCCGCGGCCCAGGTCGACGATCTGCGCGGGGCACCCGACAAGACGACGACGACGGTCGCCCTGGACTTCGGGCGCCTGACGCTCAGCGACGAACTGGTGCTGTACCTGTTCGGCACGCCGGGCCAGCAGCGGTTCGTGGAGCTGTGGGAGGACATGGCGCGCGGCTCGCTGGGCGCGCTGCTCCTGGTCGACCCGGCGCGGCTCGCCGACACCTTCCCCGTCATCGACCTGGTCGAGACGTACGGGCTGGAGTACGCGGTCGCCGTCAACAGCTTCGACCCGTACTCGCAGCACGCCGAGAACGAACTGCGCGAGGCGCTCGACCTGCTGCCGGACACCCCGGTCGTCTTCTGCGACGCCCGGGACCAGAACTCCTCCGCACAGGCCCTGATCACCCTGGTCCGTCACCTGCTGGCGCACGCCGCCTGA
- a CDS encoding DUF742 domain-containing protein, with protein MTAPGEEQQVSSGFVRSYVITGGRGLPDAEDLSLVTLVTLAPDRQAPPNPSPEVKAIWELCSGGYLSVAEVAGHLGLPVGVARLLLQDLHQQGHLLRRKAPPPAQLVDRKILEEVLHGLQVRFG; from the coding sequence ATGACGGCGCCGGGCGAGGAGCAGCAGGTCAGCAGCGGGTTCGTCCGGTCCTACGTCATCACCGGCGGGCGGGGGCTGCCCGACGCGGAGGATCTCTCCCTCGTCACCCTGGTCACCCTCGCCCCCGACCGCCAGGCTCCGCCGAACCCGAGCCCCGAGGTCAAGGCGATCTGGGAGCTGTGCTCCGGCGGCTATCTGTCGGTGGCCGAGGTCGCCGGCCACCTCGGCCTGCCGGTCGGGGTGGCCCGTCTCCTGCTCCAGGATTTACACCAGCAGGGACACCTGCTGCGCCGGAAGGCGCCGCCGCCTGCCCAGCTCGTTGACAGGAAGATCCTCGAAGAGGTGTTGCATGGACTCCAAGTCCGGTTCGGCTGA
- a CDS encoding roadblock/LC7 domain-containing protein: protein MNPDLSWVLNDLLQVPGARHAILVSADGLLLANSSEIGRDDAETVAAAMSSMQSLSRAVAPFIGTREPGRWRQTLLEYEDGWIFLIAAGTGAYLAATAAADVDMEAMSFRMQQQVTALGKAMTTPPRQNASSEI, encoded by the coding sequence GTGAACCCCGATCTGTCCTGGGTACTCAACGACCTGCTCCAGGTACCCGGCGCCCGGCACGCGATCCTGGTGTCCGCCGACGGCCTGCTGCTCGCCAACTCCAGCGAGATCGGCCGGGACGACGCGGAGACCGTCGCCGCGGCGATGAGCTCCATGCAGTCCCTCAGCCGCGCCGTCGCCCCCTTCATCGGAACCCGTGAACCGGGCCGCTGGCGGCAGACGCTCCTGGAGTACGAGGACGGCTGGATCTTCCTGATCGCCGCCGGCACCGGCGCCTACCTGGCCGCCACCGCCGCCGCCGACGTGGACATGGAGGCGATGTCCTTCCGGATGCAGCAGCAGGTCACCGCACTGGGGAAGGCGATGACCACGCCGCCCCGCCAGAACGCGAGCAGCGAGATATGA
- a CDS encoding ATP-binding protein — MTFPQGPVFWALVVVALVAVGAVLRARATNVKLRRHHAELRQERDALLHQRDELHVVHNGLLQRQSTELAEVRKDAEEETKAVLKAAVRTLQGLADEQQVVIEKAQRKYGDDPGILADLMAMDHANSQFGRRAQGIAVLCGGWLGRRETVASVFDVARSAQGRIRHFDRVRVNGQVNFSVVSRAVEPVAVVLAELLANATNYSAPGTPVEINIQAVPTGVCLIVDDAGLGMGQEEKDRAAALLSPQAAISVSSLGIPPQFGFAVSGMLAARYGFRVSVDSVSPYGGVRAVVLIPDELLTTEAPPAAAPAEASEAAVPPPPQMQQVRQPDQWQAPAPAPTPLFPPAPQQPDTATQPLAQITTTAGGLPKRRRKSPVSAVPSAEPEPVRSNEETASRLGAFQRGTRSGRDTTTTEGPEFQ; from the coding sequence ATGACATTTCCACAGGGCCCCGTCTTCTGGGCGCTGGTTGTCGTAGCACTGGTCGCCGTGGGTGCCGTTCTGCGGGCTCGCGCGACCAACGTCAAGCTCCGCAGACACCATGCCGAGCTGCGCCAGGAGCGCGACGCGCTCCTGCACCAACGGGACGAACTCCACGTCGTCCACAACGGCCTGCTCCAGCGTCAGTCCACCGAGCTGGCAGAGGTCCGCAAGGACGCCGAGGAGGAGACCAAGGCCGTCCTCAAGGCCGCCGTCCGCACCCTCCAGGGCCTCGCGGACGAACAGCAGGTCGTGATCGAGAAGGCCCAGCGCAAGTACGGCGACGACCCCGGGATCCTCGCCGACCTGATGGCGATGGACCACGCCAACAGCCAGTTCGGCCGGCGCGCCCAGGGCATCGCCGTGCTCTGCGGCGGCTGGCTCGGCCGGCGCGAGACCGTGGCCTCCGTCTTCGACGTGGCCCGCAGCGCCCAGGGCCGTATCCGGCACTTCGACCGGGTCCGGGTCAACGGCCAGGTGAACTTCTCCGTCGTGAGCCGGGCTGTCGAGCCGGTCGCCGTGGTCCTCGCCGAGCTGCTCGCCAACGCCACGAACTACTCCGCACCCGGCACCCCGGTCGAGATCAACATCCAGGCCGTGCCGACGGGTGTCTGCCTCATCGTCGACGACGCCGGCCTCGGCATGGGCCAGGAGGAGAAGGACCGCGCGGCGGCCCTCCTCTCCCCCCAGGCCGCGATCAGCGTCTCCAGCCTGGGCATCCCGCCGCAGTTCGGGTTCGCCGTCTCCGGGATGCTCGCCGCCCGCTACGGCTTCCGGGTCTCGGTGGACTCCGTTTCCCCCTATGGAGGCGTACGCGCGGTGGTCCTCATCCCCGACGAACTGCTCACCACCGAGGCGCCGCCGGCCGCGGCGCCCGCCGAAGCATCCGAAGCGGCCGTTCCCCCACCGCCGCAGATGCAGCAGGTGCGGCAGCCGGACCAGTGGCAGGCCCCGGCTCCGGCGCCCACCCCGCTCTTCCCGCCGGCCCCGCAGCAGCCCGACACCGCCACCCAGCCGCTGGCCCAGATCACCACCACCGCCGGGGGACTGCCGAAGCGTCGTCGTAAGAGCCCGGTGTCCGCCGTGCCCTCGGCGGAACCGGAGCCCGTGCGCAGCAACGAGGAGACCGCCTCCCGACTCGGCGCGTTCCAGCGCGGCACCCGGTCCGGACGCGACACGACGACGACGGAAGGACCCGAGTTCCAGTGA
- a CDS encoding LacI family DNA-binding transcriptional regulator: MTSRTVTLLDVARAAGVSKSTASDALQGSGRVAEATRDRVRAVAEGLGYRPNSAARRLRRASTGAVGLHLPATATRLDYYMNLAFGAVERAQEDGLDVVLLASSGAPGGRIASRVDGLLVIDPEAGDSAVPALLDAGVPVVTGERYLGPAAGPSAAVVCDNAASLTALLDHVTERGARRPALLAPAGSSAWATALRSTARAWGLAHGVEVALRTVPFAATPGEAEATARELLAAHPAVDAVISAPDGSAPGVLRAAAALGRTVGARGGSEDSTRGDPLGDAPLRGGLLVASCVDGAATRGAQPPVTAVDLRPAAYGRACAELLCDILADRTAPDTVRLHAWTLETRASTGSPS; encoded by the coding sequence GTGACCTCCCGGACCGTGACCCTGCTCGATGTCGCCCGCGCCGCCGGGGTCTCCAAGAGCACCGCGTCCGACGCGCTCCAGGGCTCGGGACGGGTCGCGGAAGCCACCCGGGACCGGGTCCGCGCGGTGGCCGAGGGGCTTGGCTACCGCCCCAACAGCGCCGCCCGGCGGCTGCGCCGCGCCAGCACCGGAGCCGTCGGGCTGCACCTGCCGGCGACCGCGACCCGGCTGGACTACTACATGAACCTCGCCTTCGGGGCGGTCGAGCGCGCCCAGGAGGACGGGCTCGACGTGGTGCTGCTCGCGTCCTCGGGGGCGCCGGGCGGACGGATCGCCTCGCGCGTGGACGGCCTGCTGGTGATCGACCCCGAGGCGGGCGACAGCGCGGTGCCGGCGCTGCTCGACGCGGGCGTGCCGGTGGTGACCGGCGAGCGCTACCTCGGCCCGGCCGCCGGCCCCAGCGCGGCGGTGGTCTGCGACAACGCCGCCTCCCTGACCGCCCTCCTCGACCACGTCACCGAGCGCGGCGCCCGCCGCCCCGCGCTCCTGGCGCCCGCGGGCTCCTCCGCCTGGGCGACCGCGCTGCGCTCGACGGCCCGGGCCTGGGGGCTGGCCCACGGGGTGGAGGTGGCGCTGCGCACCGTGCCGTTCGCGGCGACCCCGGGGGAGGCCGAGGCGACCGCCCGGGAGCTCCTCGCCGCCCACCCCGCCGTGGACGCCGTGATCAGCGCCCCCGACGGCTCCGCCCCGGGCGTCCTGCGCGCCGCGGCGGCCCTCGGCCGGACGGTCGGCGCACGCGGCGGAAGCGAGGACAGCACCCGGGGTGATCCGCTCGGCGACGCCCCGCTCCGCGGCGGCCTGCTCGTCGCGTCCTGCGTCGACGGCGCCGCCACCCGGGGCGCGCAGCCGCCCGTCACCGCCGTCGACCTGCGCCCTGCCGCGTACGGCCGCGCCTGCGCCGAGCTGCTCTGCGACATCCTCGCGGACCGCACGGCCCCCGACACCGTCCGGCTGCACGCCTGGACCCTGGAGACCCGCGCCTCGACAGGGTCGCCGAGCTGA
- a CDS encoding carbon-nitrogen hydrolase, with protein MRLITAYNPPASPTRTRPAERAPLRVAAVQQRWHRDPAEHRAALLDGIRLAAAEGARVVCLQELTLSPYFAVVRRADHPGPTGPEELLTGPTFTFAAEAAREHGVYVHASLYEKAPAPGGEDDGLGYNTAILVAPDGTLAQRTRKTHIPVTEGYYEDHWFRPGPAGDDAFPLVTVDEARFGLPTCWDQWFPELARAYSLAGADVLVYPTAIGSEPGFPGFDSQPLWQKVITGNAIANATFMIVPNRVGAENGLTFYGSSFIVDPYGRVLAQAPRDEPAVLVADLDLDARRDWLELFPFLTTRRPDAYGPLTEIR; from the coding sequence ATGCGTCTGATCACCGCGTACAACCCGCCCGCGTCCCCGACCCGGACCCGCCCCGCCGAACGCGCCCCCCTGCGGGTGGCGGCGGTCCAGCAGCGCTGGCACCGCGACCCCGCCGAGCACCGGGCCGCCCTGCTCGACGGCATCCGGCTCGCCGCGGCCGAGGGCGCCCGCGTGGTCTGCCTCCAGGAGCTGACGCTGTCGCCGTACTTCGCCGTCGTGCGCCGGGCCGACCACCCGGGGCCCACCGGGCCGGAGGAGCTGCTGACCGGCCCCACCTTCACGTTCGCGGCCGAGGCCGCCCGTGAGCACGGTGTGTACGTGCACGCCTCGCTGTACGAGAAGGCCCCGGCGCCCGGTGGCGAGGACGACGGCCTCGGCTACAACACCGCGATCCTCGTCGCCCCCGACGGCACCCTCGCGCAGCGCACCCGCAAGACCCACATCCCGGTCACCGAGGGGTACTACGAGGACCACTGGTTCCGCCCCGGCCCGGCGGGTGACGACGCCTTCCCGCTGGTCACGGTCGACGAGGCCCGCTTCGGCCTGCCGACCTGCTGGGACCAGTGGTTCCCGGAGCTGGCGCGCGCCTACTCGCTCGCCGGGGCCGACGTCCTCGTCTACCCGACCGCCATCGGCTCCGAGCCGGGCTTCCCCGGCTTCGACTCCCAGCCGCTGTGGCAGAAGGTGATCACCGGGAACGCCATCGCCAACGCCACCTTCATGATCGTGCCGAACCGCGTCGGCGCCGAGAACGGGCTCACCTTCTACGGCAGCTCCTTCATCGTGGACCCGTACGGCCGCGTCCTGGCCCAGGCCCCCCGTGACGAGCCCGCCGTGCTGGTCGCCGACCTCGATCTCGACGCCCGCCGCGACTGGTTGGAGCTGTTCCCGTTCCTGACCACCCGCCGCCCGGACGCGTACGGCCCGCTGACCGAGATCCGCTGA
- a CDS encoding LLM class flavin-dependent oxidoreductase, with the protein MTDHTPLRLAVALDGAGWHPAAWRAAGARPSELLSAAYWAGLVAEAEHGLLDYVTFEDALGLQSAAFHRPDDRTDRVRGSVDAVLLAAHLAPLTTRIGLVPTTNVTHTEPFHVGIGIATLDHASAGRAGWRPQISSRAADARHFGRRHTPQLTEDDVTDPESIAARLSPLFSEGAEAVEAVRRLWDSWEDDAEIRDAATGRFLDRDKVHPIDFRGTHFSVKGPSITPRSPQGAPPVVSLAHASVPYEFAALSSDVVHLTPQDRAGVPAVLAEVGTAVERTGRDVRERPLLRFADLLVLLDEEPGAAGRRRARLDESAGAPLASDAPVFTGTPGELADLLLDWRDAGLDGFRLRPGVLPHDLTAITRGLVPELQRRGAFRTAYGATTLRGHLGLARPESRYAGRWNRAGAAGPGPVPGVSGPR; encoded by the coding sequence ATGACCGACCACACCCCGCTGCGTCTCGCCGTCGCACTCGACGGCGCGGGCTGGCACCCGGCCGCGTGGCGGGCCGCCGGCGCCCGGCCCTCGGAGCTGCTCTCGGCCGCGTACTGGGCCGGGCTGGTCGCCGAGGCCGAGCACGGCCTGCTCGACTACGTCACCTTCGAGGACGCGCTCGGCCTTCAGTCCGCCGCCTTCCACCGGCCCGACGACCGCACCGACCGGGTCCGGGGCAGTGTGGACGCGGTGCTGCTCGCGGCCCACCTCGCGCCGCTCACCACCCGCATCGGGCTGGTCCCGACCACGAACGTCACGCACACCGAGCCGTTCCACGTCGGCATCGGCATCGCCACGCTCGACCACGCGAGCGCGGGACGTGCGGGCTGGCGGCCGCAGATCTCCTCCCGCGCGGCCGACGCACGGCACTTCGGCCGGCGCCACACCCCGCAGCTCACCGAGGACGACGTGACCGACCCGGAGTCGATCGCCGCCCGGCTGAGCCCGCTGTTCTCGGAGGGTGCGGAAGCGGTGGAGGCGGTGCGGCGGCTGTGGGACAGCTGGGAGGACGACGCGGAGATCCGGGACGCGGCCACGGGCCGCTTCCTCGACCGCGACAAGGTGCACCCCATCGACTTCCGGGGCACGCACTTCTCCGTCAAGGGCCCCTCGATCACACCGCGCTCACCGCAGGGCGCGCCCCCGGTGGTGAGCCTCGCGCACGCCTCCGTGCCGTACGAGTTCGCGGCGCTCTCCTCGGACGTCGTGCACCTCACGCCGCAGGACCGGGCGGGTGTCCCGGCGGTGCTCGCCGAGGTCGGCACGGCGGTGGAGCGCACCGGCCGGGACGTACGGGAGCGGCCGCTCCTGCGCTTCGCGGACCTGCTGGTCCTCCTGGACGAGGAACCGGGAGCGGCCGGCCGCCGCAGGGCGCGTCTGGACGAGTCGGCCGGCGCACCCCTCGCCTCCGACGCCCCGGTCTTCACCGGCACGCCCGGCGAACTGGCCGACCTGCTGCTCGACTGGCGTGACGCCGGGCTCGACGGATTCCGGCTCCGCCCCGGCGTCCTGCCGCACGACCTCACGGCGATCACCCGGGGCCTGGTGCCGGAGCTCCAGCGGCGCGGCGCCTTCCGGACGGCGTACGGCGCGACGACGCTCCGCGGCCACCTGGGCCTGGCCCGCCCCGAGAGCCGCTACGCGGGTCGCTGGAACCGGGCCGGCGCGGCCGGGCCCGGACCCGTACCCGGGGTCAGCGGGCCTCGATGA
- a CDS encoding NtaA/DmoA family FMN-dependent monooxygenase (This protein belongs to a clade of FMN-dependent monooxygenases, within a broader family of flavin-dependent oxidoreductases, the luciferase-like monooxygenase (LMM) family, some of whose members use coenzyme F420 rather than FMN.) codes for MRQIHLAAQLPGIHNVTVWSDPRSGSQIAIDSFVRLARTVERGKFDFFFLAEGLRLREHKGQVYDLDIAGRPENLTVLSALAAVTTRLGLAATVNATYNEPYEVARRFATLDHLSGGRAAWNVVTSNDAFTGENFRRGGFLPEADRYSRAAEFLSVARLLWDSWEEDDLRADAASGVFARAGAGRFAHRGRHFDVAGRFTTPPGPQGRPVIIQSGESDAGREFAAAEAEVVFSKHNRLDAARDFYRDVKRRLATYGRSPDELLILPTANAVVADTDAEAAAYADEIARDLVSPQTAIAHLEAVWGRDLSAYDPDGPLPGIEPQDDAHFLKGHSVFRRDRAATARRWRELAGERGLSIRELVIEVGGRPTFVGSPRTVADAIDHFVQTEGADGFVLVPHLTPGGLDDVVDRVVPLLQEKGSFRADYTGTTLRDHLGPHSGTPRRAPDEEKESPA; via the coding sequence ATGAGACAGATACACCTCGCCGCCCAGCTGCCCGGGATCCACAACGTGACCGTCTGGTCGGACCCCCGGTCCGGGAGCCAGATCGCGATCGACTCCTTCGTCCGGCTCGCGCGGACCGTCGAGCGCGGGAAGTTCGACTTCTTCTTCCTCGCCGAAGGACTGCGGCTGCGCGAGCACAAGGGGCAGGTCTACGACCTGGACATCGCGGGACGCCCGGAGAACCTGACCGTGCTGAGCGCCCTGGCCGCCGTCACCACCCGCCTCGGGCTCGCCGCCACGGTCAACGCGACCTACAACGAGCCGTACGAGGTGGCGCGCCGGTTCGCGACGCTCGACCACCTCAGCGGCGGGCGGGCCGCCTGGAACGTGGTCACCAGCAACGACGCCTTCACCGGCGAGAACTTCCGCCGGGGCGGCTTCCTGCCCGAGGCCGACCGCTACTCCCGCGCGGCCGAGTTCCTCTCCGTGGCCCGCCTGCTGTGGGACAGCTGGGAGGAGGACGACCTGCGCGCCGACGCCGCCTCGGGGGTGTTCGCGCGGGCCGGGGCGGGCCGCTTCGCCCACCGCGGGCGGCACTTCGACGTCGCGGGCCGGTTCACCACCCCGCCGGGCCCGCAGGGGCGCCCCGTGATCATCCAGTCCGGCGAGTCCGACGCGGGCCGCGAGTTCGCCGCCGCGGAGGCAGAGGTCGTCTTCAGCAAGCACAACCGGCTCGACGCGGCCCGCGACTTCTACCGGGACGTGAAACGGCGTCTCGCGACGTACGGGCGGAGCCCCGACGAGCTGCTGATCCTCCCCACCGCCAACGCGGTCGTCGCCGACACCGACGCGGAAGCGGCGGCGTACGCGGACGAGATCGCCCGCGACCTGGTGAGCCCGCAGACCGCCATCGCCCACCTGGAGGCCGTCTGGGGCCGTGACCTGTCCGCCTACGACCCGGACGGACCGCTGCCCGGCATCGAGCCGCAGGACGACGCCCACTTCCTGAAGGGGCACTCCGTCTTCCGCCGGGACCGGGCCGCGACCGCCCGGCGGTGGCGCGAACTCGCCGGGGAACGCGGTCTGTCGATACGGGAGCTGGTCATCGAGGTCGGCGGCCGTCCGACGTTCGTGGGCAGCCCGCGCACGGTCGCCGACGCCATCGACCACTTCGTGCAGACGGAGGGCGCCGACGGTTTCGTCCTCGTCCCCCATCTGACCCCCGGCGGCCTGGACGACGTGGTGGACCGGGTGGTGCCGCTGCTCCAGGAGAAGGGCTCGTTCCGCGCGGACTACACGGGAACGACCCTGCGGGACCACCTCGGCCCGCACTCCGGTACGCCCCGGCGGGCCCCGGACGAGGAGAAGGAGAGCCCCGCATGA